A single window of Anopheles moucheti chromosome 2, idAnoMoucSN_F20_07, whole genome shotgun sequence DNA harbors:
- the LOC128297366 gene encoding WAS/WASL-interacting protein family member 1-like, translating to MTIVNVKHPNVLPQPAAASSGGVGGGISGSGSLTHGVGGGGNGRAGGIGGGRISPSSNGSSAFSKMRPSAKRCLFDTRPDPIDTKRICDESDKAERQRAIKRYEFDTYACRSVASSASASAAAGLHHRHHHQ from the coding sequence ATGACCATCGTAAATGTGAAACACCCGAACGTGTTGCCCCAACCGGCGGCGGCTTCCTCTGGCGGTGTCGGTGGTGGCATTAGTGGCAGCGGCAGCCTTACACACGGTGTGGGCGGCGGTGGTAACGGGCGTGCGGGTGGCATCGGTGGTGGCCGCATCAGTCCCTCCTCGAACGGCTCCTCCGCCTTCAGTAAGATGCGTCCCTCCGCCAAGCGGTGCCTGTTCGATACCCGGCCCGATCCGATCGACACCAAGCGGATATGCGACGAAAGTGACAAAGCCGAACGGCAGCGCGCCATCAAGCGGTACGAGTTCGATACGTACGCCTGCCGCAGTGTGGCCTCCTCGGCCAGCGCGTCAGCTGCGGCCGGGCTGCACCATCGCCACCATCACCAGTGa